A window of Octopus sinensis unplaced genomic scaffold, ASM634580v1 Contig07101, whole genome shotgun sequence contains these coding sequences:
- the LOC115227743 gene encoding dynein regulatory complex subunit 4-like has protein sequence MREEYDSKEGDLVLQKSELKTKLRESELSYEDVVKNLKLVFLVNLFQSRDEREAQMKERFDGEIRKLEEKYTKKLKIQREEMDLLRKNEINQVEERKNTQINVLMKNHEKAFSDIKNYYNDITLNNLALINTLKACRVL, from the coding sequence ATGAGAGAAGAATACGACTCAAAAGAAGGAGATCTAGTCCTTCAAAAATCCGAACTGAAAACAAAATTACGAGAATCCGAACTCTCATACGAAGACGTTGTAAAAAACTTAAAACTGgttttccttgtaaatttattTCAGAGTCGTGACGAGAGAGAAGCGCAGATGAAAGAACGATTTGACGGAGAGATTCGGAAATTAgaggaaaaatatacaaaaaagctAAAAATCCAAAGAGAAGAAATGGACTTGCTTAGAAAGAACGAAATCAACCAAGTCGAGGAGCGAAAAAACACGCAGATCAACGTTTTAATGAAAAACCACGAGAAAGCATTCAGCGACATAAAAAACTATTACAACGACATAACCCTTAACAACCTCGCACTGATAAATACTCTCAAGGCATGTCGAGTTCTCTAA